In Saccharomonospora marina XMU15, one genomic interval encodes:
- a CDS encoding epoxide hydrolase family protein — protein MTNSSEIRPFRIDVPQAELDDLADRIRRTRFPDELPGVGSDYGVTKDYVRRLAERWVDGYDWRAFERRVNAYPQFTTEIDGQNVHFLHLRSPEPDALPLILTHGWPGSFVEFLDVLAPLTDPRAHGGDPASAFHVVVPSIPGFTFSGPTAQTGWNIRRVAAAWAELMSRLGYERYGAVGNDGGSMISPEVGRIDPEHVVGVHVTQIFSFPTGDPAELADLTEQEAAAMAHLQWFWEKMGAFNTLQAQQPQTLAFALQDSPVGQLAWNGQLFGDAVDDDFVLDNVSLYWLTGTAASAARFYYENERVERADEPTTVPIGLAMAPNDFQTIRRFAERDHANLVHWTELERGGHYTAHQAPEVYVEDLRTFFGKLR, from the coding sequence ATGACAAACAGCAGCGAGATTCGTCCCTTCCGCATCGACGTTCCGCAGGCCGAACTCGACGACCTGGCCGATCGGATTCGCCGCACCCGCTTCCCCGACGAGTTGCCAGGTGTGGGTTCCGACTACGGCGTGACCAAGGACTACGTGCGCAGGCTCGCCGAGCGATGGGTCGACGGCTACGACTGGCGGGCCTTCGAGCGAAGAGTCAACGCGTACCCGCAGTTCACCACGGAGATCGACGGGCAGAACGTCCACTTCCTGCACCTGCGTTCACCCGAGCCCGACGCCTTGCCGCTGATCCTCACCCATGGCTGGCCAGGAAGCTTCGTGGAGTTTCTCGATGTGCTCGCTCCGCTGACGGACCCGCGCGCCCACGGCGGGGACCCGGCGAGCGCCTTCCACGTCGTGGTTCCGTCCATACCTGGTTTCACCTTCTCCGGGCCCACCGCCCAGACCGGCTGGAACATCCGGCGGGTGGCCGCCGCCTGGGCGGAGCTGATGAGCAGGCTCGGCTACGAACGCTACGGGGCCGTGGGTAACGACGGCGGCTCGATGATTTCGCCCGAGGTCGGCAGGATCGATCCCGAGCACGTCGTCGGTGTGCACGTGACGCAGATCTTCTCCTTCCCCACGGGCGACCCGGCGGAGTTGGCGGATCTGACGGAGCAGGAAGCGGCGGCGATGGCTCATCTGCAGTGGTTCTGGGAGAAGATGGGTGCCTTCAACACACTTCAGGCACAGCAGCCGCAAACGCTTGCGTTCGCATTGCAGGACTCCCCGGTCGGTCAGCTCGCCTGGAACGGGCAACTGTTCGGCGATGCGGTGGACGACGACTTCGTGCTGGACAACGTCAGCCTGTACTGGCTGACAGGTACGGCGGCGTCGGCCGCGAGGTTCTACTACGAGAACGAACGCGTGGAACGGGCAGACGAGCCCACGACCGTACCGATCGGTCTGGCGATGGCTCCCAACGACTTCCAGACGATCCGCCGATTCGCGGAGCGGGACCACGCCAACCTTGTGCACTGGACCGAGTTGGAACGCGGTGGTCACTACACCGCGCACCAGGCGCCCGAGGTGTACGTGGAGGACCTGCGGACCTTCTTCGGCAAGCTGCGCTGA